The Sporosarcina ureae genome includes a region encoding these proteins:
- a CDS encoding SDR family NAD(P)-dependent oxidoreductase, with amino-acid sequence MKRVVLVTSSASGIGKAIASEYAKLGAKVVLNNLVETPDILEFVEELKQQGTEASFVAADVSKRAEVHNMKLHIEKQYGKLDILVNNVGASLIKKPFSEITDEEWDLHSDVNLKSVYLVTQEMLPLLQSSEDSSIVNLCSSVIRNGGIIGGSAYTAAKGGVDALTRALAKELAADKIRVNGVSPGLVDSNFHSENVANKYPHLIQEIPLKRVGKPEDLAGAVLFFSSPYASYVTGEVLEVGGGARLK; translated from the coding sequence ATGAAAAGAGTAGTACTTGTCACAAGCAGTGCTAGCGGGATCGGCAAAGCGATCGCAAGCGAGTATGCGAAGCTAGGTGCAAAGGTCGTTTTAAACAACTTAGTAGAAACACCCGATATCTTGGAGTTTGTTGAGGAGTTAAAGCAACAAGGTACAGAGGCAAGTTTTGTGGCAGCGGATGTATCCAAGAGAGCTGAAGTCCATAATATGAAACTACATATTGAGAAACAGTATGGAAAGTTAGACATTTTAGTCAATAACGTGGGAGCGTCTTTAATAAAAAAGCCATTTTCGGAAATTACAGATGAAGAATGGGACTTGCATAGTGATGTGAACTTAAAGTCCGTTTACTTGGTCACTCAAGAAATGCTCCCTCTATTACAGTCTTCTGAAGACTCGTCTATTGTTAATCTATGTTCAAGTGTTATTCGAAACGGTGGAATTATTGGTGGTAGTGCATACACAGCAGCAAAAGGTGGCGTCGATGCTTTAACTCGCGCACTTGCGAAGGAATTAGCAGCGGATAAAATTCGTGTGAACGGCGTCTCGCCAGGATTAGTAGACTCGAATTTCCATTCAGAAAATGTAGCGAATAAATATCCGCATTTAATTCAAGAAATCCCGCTAAAGCGCGTTGGTAAACCGGAAGATCTTGCTGGCGCTGTATTATTCTTCTCTTCTCCGTACGCATCGTATGTGACTGGTGAAGTTCTAGAAGTTGGCGGCGGGGCTCGTTTGAAGTAA
- a CDS encoding alpha/beta fold hydrolase produces the protein MISRQDRTQLLKEAKIPKLLIAGETDLVITVDKVKAVAEQVPDAEFVTISHTGHMIPLEQPAVSAEKLSNWIESVDPQ, from the coding sequence ATGATTAGCAGGCAAGACCGTACACAATTATTGAAAGAAGCAAAGATCCCTAAATTATTAATTGCTGGGGAAACAGACCTTGTTATTACGGTTGACAAGGTAAAAGCTGTCGCTGAACAAGTTCCAGATGCAGAGTTTGTCACGATCTCTCACACAGGTCATATGATTCCGCTAGAGCAACCCGCAGTATCAGCAGAAAAACTTAGTAACTGGATTGAATCCGTCGATCCACAATAA
- the groES gene encoding co-chaperone GroES — protein sequence MLKPLGDRIVIELTKVEDTTVSGIVLPDSAQDKPQQGKVLAVGTGRVLSDGQRTELEVKEGDQILFAKYAGTEVKYEGNEYLILNENDILAIIQ from the coding sequence ATGTTAAAGCCACTAGGTGATCGAATTGTCATTGAATTAACGAAAGTTGAAGATACAACAGTAAGCGGGATTGTGTTACCCGATTCCGCACAAGACAAGCCGCAACAAGGAAAAGTACTGGCTGTTGGGACTGGTCGTGTACTTTCAGATGGCCAACGAACAGAATTGGAAGTAAAAGAAGGGGATCAAATTCTCTTCGCTAAATATGCAGGTACAGAAGTAAAATACGAAGGCAATGAATACCTGATTTTAAATGAAAATGACATATTAGCAATTATTCAATAA
- the groL gene encoding chaperonin GroEL (60 kDa chaperone family; promotes refolding of misfolded polypeptides especially under stressful conditions; forms two stacked rings of heptamers to form a barrel-shaped 14mer; ends can be capped by GroES; misfolded proteins enter the barrel where they are refolded when GroES binds), producing the protein MAKEIKFNEDARNAMLRGVDTLANAVKVTLGPKGRNVVLERNFGSPLITNDGVTIAKEIELEDAFENMGAKLVAEVASKTNEIAGDGTTTATVLAQAMIREGLKNVTAGANPVGIRKGIEKAVSIAVEELQAISDVIDSKQEIAQVASISSGDNEVGDLIAEAMERVGKDGVITIEESRGFHTELEVVEGMQFDRGYASAYMSTDMDKMEAVLENPYILITDKKLTSPQEILPVLEQVVQQGKPLLIIAEDIEGEALATLVVNKLRGTFTAVAVKAPGFGERRKAMLEDIAILTGGQVVSEDIGLDLKTTDMTQLGRAAKVVVTKDGTTIVEGYGESDAIASRVGALRAQLEDATSEFDIEKLQERLAKLAGGVAVIKVGAATETELNELTLRIEDALNATRAAVEEGIVAGGGTALVNIYSKVEASLEEVEGDVATGVRIVLRALEEPVRQIANNAGLEGSIVVDRLKREELGTGFNAAENSWVNMVQAGIIDPTKVTRSALQNAASVAAMLLTTEAVIADVGGRDPMEGMGDLGHGHMH; encoded by the coding sequence ATGGCGAAAGAGATTAAATTTAATGAAGACGCACGTAATGCTATGTTGCGTGGAGTAGATACATTAGCTAATGCAGTAAAGGTTACACTCGGACCTAAGGGGCGTAATGTCGTTTTAGAGAGAAATTTCGGCTCGCCTTTGATTACGAATGATGGTGTCACAATAGCGAAGGAAATTGAATTAGAAGATGCATTCGAAAATATGGGGGCTAAGTTAGTAGCAGAAGTTGCTTCTAAGACGAATGAAATTGCTGGTGACGGTACAACGACGGCAACGGTTCTTGCACAGGCAATGATTCGTGAAGGTCTGAAAAACGTTACAGCTGGAGCTAATCCAGTGGGAATTCGTAAAGGAATCGAGAAAGCAGTTTCCATAGCAGTAGAAGAATTACAAGCCATCTCTGATGTAATTGACAGTAAACAAGAAATTGCACAAGTTGCGTCCATTTCGTCTGGCGACAATGAAGTCGGGGATTTGATCGCGGAAGCAATGGAACGTGTTGGGAAAGATGGCGTCATCACAATTGAAGAATCAAGAGGCTTCCATACAGAACTTGAAGTAGTTGAAGGTATGCAATTTGACCGTGGTTATGCATCAGCTTATATGTCTACAGATATGGATAAGATGGAAGCGGTACTGGAGAATCCATATATTTTAATTACGGATAAGAAACTTACTAGTCCACAGGAAATTTTGCCTGTATTGGAACAGGTGGTTCAACAAGGAAAACCTCTTCTTATTATTGCGGAAGATATTGAAGGTGAAGCACTTGCTACACTAGTGGTCAACAAACTTCGAGGTACGTTCACGGCTGTGGCGGTAAAGGCACCTGGCTTTGGAGAACGTCGTAAAGCAATGCTTGAAGATATTGCTATTTTAACGGGCGGACAAGTTGTATCAGAAGATATTGGGTTAGATTTAAAAACAACTGACATGACGCAATTGGGACGCGCTGCTAAAGTTGTCGTGACGAAAGATGGTACTACAATTGTTGAAGGTTACGGTGAATCAGATGCAATTGCAAGTCGCGTAGGTGCTCTTCGCGCGCAACTAGAAGATGCAACTTCTGAATTTGATATAGAAAAACTACAAGAACGTCTAGCAAAACTAGCCGGCGGAGTAGCCGTGATCAAAGTGGGCGCAGCGACTGAAACAGAACTGAATGAGCTGACGTTACGCATTGAAGATGCATTGAATGCAACGCGTGCTGCTGTCGAAGAAGGCATCGTAGCAGGTGGGGGAACTGCGCTTGTTAATATATATAGCAAAGTAGAAGCGAGTCTAGAAGAGGTAGAGGGCGATGTAGCAACGGGTGTACGAATCGTTTTACGTGCTTTGGAAGAGCCTGTTAGACAAATTGCGAATAACGCGGGTCTTGAAGGCTCAATTGTTGTAGATCGATTAAAGCGTGAAGAATTAGGAACAGGCTTTAACGCGGCTGAAAACAGCTGGGTTAACATGGTTCAAGCTGGTATTATTGATCCAACGAAAGTGACGCGTTCAGCATTACAGAACGCAGCGTCCGTCGCAGCGATGCTATTAACAACGGAAGCGGTCATCGCGGACGTGGGTGGCAGAGATCCGATGGAGGGCATGGGAGACTTGGGTCACGGTCATATGCATTAA
- a CDS encoding tripartite tricarboxylate transporter substrate-binding protein produces MPNTKELGLETETEFYSGFIAPAGTPEDIVQILHDAIKEIMEKEEIQDLMITQNLAPSYADSKDFGQTIKAASDQNKKSMEELDLIK; encoded by the coding sequence ATACCCAATACAAAAGAGCTAGGCCTTGAGACAGAAACAGAATTCTATTCAGGATTTATTGCACCAGCGGGTACGCCAGAAGACATCGTTCAGATTTTGCATGATGCAATTAAAGAGATTATGGAAAAAGAAGAAATACAAGACTTGATGATTACTCAAAACCTTGCACCTTCATATGCAGATAGCAAAGATTTTGGACAAACAATTAAAGCAGCTTCTGATCAAAACAAGAAGTCGATGGAAGAGTTAGATTTAATTAAGTAA
- a CDS encoding MFS transporter — protein MNFILALVFFLLVSTIAVFSVETFHTSTSTAGLLSGIFVIGALIGRLGAGRIIHRVGSQKVLLTGLIGFLLTTGFYMLPTDLSFFFINRFLHGVSFGFASTATGTIIAQIIPPSRRGEGIGYYSLSTILSTALGPLLGIWIISQTQNFFFVFVINFVLASVIFVLYFLVQAPAMERTPKQNKFSITQYVELKAVPIGVVGMFLGFIYSSIMAFIPFFTKEIDLVEAGSFFFLVYASVVLLSRPITGRLMDQHGANIIIYPCLVLFALGMLLYSQAHYGFMIVLAAILVGFGYGSFNSIAQAIAIKVTPIHRVGLATSTYFILFELGLGLGPFTYGFLIPHIGYRGIYLTAFFMILLSILLYYILHGRHERQLILLDSKN, from the coding sequence ATCAATTTTATTCTAGCACTAGTATTCTTCTTACTCGTTTCAACGATAGCAGTTTTTTCAGTCGAAACATTCCATACATCCACCAGTACAGCTGGTTTATTATCCGGTATATTTGTAATTGGGGCACTAATTGGTCGGTTAGGTGCTGGACGTATAATTCATAGAGTGGGAAGCCAGAAGGTCTTATTGACCGGCTTAATAGGATTTTTACTCACGACCGGGTTTTACATGTTGCCAACAGACTTATCATTTTTCTTTATAAATCGCTTCCTTCACGGCGTCTCGTTTGGTTTTGCAAGTACCGCAACAGGAACGATCATAGCTCAAATTATACCTCCTTCTAGACGTGGAGAAGGCATCGGATATTATAGCTTGAGTACAATTTTATCAACCGCCCTTGGACCGCTTTTAGGGATATGGATTATTTCGCAAACACAAAATTTCTTCTTTGTATTTGTCATTAATTTCGTATTGGCTAGCGTAATCTTCGTTCTTTATTTTCTTGTGCAGGCACCTGCCATGGAAAGAACACCGAAACAAAATAAATTCTCCATTACTCAATATGTCGAATTAAAAGCCGTACCGATTGGGGTCGTAGGAATGTTCCTTGGATTTATTTATTCTTCCATCATGGCGTTTATCCCATTCTTTACAAAGGAGATTGATTTAGTTGAGGCGGGAAGCTTTTTCTTTCTCGTATATGCAAGTGTTGTCTTATTGTCTCGTCCTATCACCGGTCGTTTAATGGATCAACACGGAGCAAATATTATCATCTACCCTTGTCTCGTCTTATTTGCATTGGGCATGCTCTTATATAGTCAAGCACACTATGGTTTCATGATTGTACTAGCAGCGATACTTGTCGGTTTTGGCTACGGTAGTTTCAATTCAATTGCTCAAGCTATTGCGATTAAAGTTACGCCTATACATCGTGTTGGGCTTGCTACTTCAACATACTTTATCCTTTTCGAGCTTGGTTTAGGGTTAGGTCCCTTTACATACGGTTTTTTAATTCCTCATATTGGCTATCGTGGAATTTACCTAACTGCTTTTTTTATGATTTTATTGTCCATCCTTCTTTACTATATACTCCACGGAAGACATGAACGGCAATTGATTCTGCTGGATTCTAAGAACTAA
- a CDS encoding CoA-acylating methylmalonate-semialdehyde dehydrogenase, whose translation MTTNSTLTVQNYINGEWVSATTEQTEPVYNPATGEVVAHVPISTNEDIDRAVEAASEAFITWKEVPVPRRARILFKYQQLLVDHWDELAKIITVENGKNFTEAHGEVLRGIECVEFATGAPTLMMGDNLPSISSGLESGTYRYPIGVVGGITPFNFPMMVPCWMFPMAIATGNTFVLKPSERTPMLANRLAELLEEAGLPKGVFNIVHGAHDVVNSILDHEKVAAISFVGSQPVAEYVYKRGTDNLKRVQALAGAKNHSIVLKDANLENAATQIINAAFGSAGERCMACSVVAVEDDIADEFVEALLKRANELTIGNGLDEGIFLGPVIRDTHKERTEQYIATGENEGATLVRDGRQDNAAKEKGYFVGPTIFDHVTSEMKIWQDEIFAPVLSISRVKNVDEAIELSNKSRFANGACIFTRDGGNVRNFRENIDAGMLGLNIGVPAPMAFFPFSGWKDSFYGDLHANGKDGLNFYTRQKVLTGRWE comes from the coding sequence ATGACAACAAATTCTACATTAACAGTACAAAACTATATTAACGGTGAATGGGTATCCGCTACGACAGAACAAACGGAGCCTGTATATAATCCCGCCACTGGAGAAGTAGTTGCCCATGTTCCCATCTCAACAAATGAGGATATAGATCGCGCAGTAGAAGCTGCAAGCGAAGCATTCATTACTTGGAAAGAAGTACCCGTCCCACGTCGCGCACGTATTCTCTTCAAATATCAGCAGCTCTTAGTAGATCACTGGGATGAACTCGCCAAAATTATCACAGTTGAAAACGGAAAAAACTTTACCGAAGCGCACGGCGAAGTGTTACGTGGAATTGAATGCGTAGAATTTGCCACAGGAGCCCCTACTTTGATGATGGGAGACAACTTGCCATCCATCTCATCCGGTTTAGAATCTGGAACATATCGCTATCCAATCGGTGTCGTCGGTGGAATCACACCATTCAACTTCCCGATGATGGTGCCATGCTGGATGTTCCCGATGGCGATCGCCACAGGGAATACATTTGTACTTAAGCCATCTGAACGTACGCCGATGCTTGCTAACCGCTTAGCTGAACTGCTCGAAGAAGCGGGCTTACCAAAAGGCGTCTTCAATATTGTGCATGGAGCACATGATGTAGTAAACAGTATTCTCGATCACGAAAAAGTCGCTGCCATTTCCTTTGTAGGATCTCAGCCCGTCGCAGAGTACGTCTACAAACGCGGGACGGATAATTTAAAACGCGTTCAAGCACTAGCTGGTGCGAAAAATCACTCCATCGTACTAAAAGATGCGAACTTAGAAAATGCCGCTACACAAATCATCAACGCAGCATTCGGTTCAGCCGGCGAACGTTGCATGGCTTGTTCAGTCGTCGCGGTAGAGGATGATATTGCAGATGAATTTGTCGAAGCCTTACTCAAGAGAGCAAATGAACTTACCATTGGAAATGGTTTGGACGAAGGAATCTTCCTCGGACCTGTCATTCGTGACACACATAAAGAACGAACAGAACAATACATTGCCACTGGCGAAAATGAAGGCGCAACATTGGTTCGCGACGGTCGCCAAGACAACGCAGCTAAAGAAAAAGGATATTTTGTCGGACCTACCATCTTTGATCACGTAACGAGTGAAATGAAAATTTGGCAAGACGAAATTTTCGCCCCTGTTCTATCTATCAGCCGTGTGAAAAATGTAGATGAAGCGATCGAGTTATCAAATAAATCCAGGTTCGCAAACGGCGCGTGTATTTTCACAAGAGACGGTGGAAACGTACGGAACTTCCGTGAAAACATCGACGCGGGAATGCTCGGATTAAACATCGGTGTACCTGCACCTATGGCCTTCTTCCCGTTCTCCGGTTGGAAAGATTCCTTCTACGGTGATCTACATGCGAACGGAAAAGATGGACTGAACTTCTATACACGTCAGAAAGTACTTACTGGTCGTTGGGAGTAA
- a CDS encoding iron-containing alcohol dehydrogenase, whose amino-acid sequence METCKTFQMPPTILYQQHSFEQIGEKAVLLGKKALIISDQIMHQLGYVKDCQQKLSDHSVDSVLFLGVASEPNDQYVDEALQLYQDEQCDLIISLGGGSCIDTAKAVAVVAINGGNIADYVGMKKIAHTASVPHIAIPTTAGTGSEATDVTVITNSATKVKMMIKQPAFMPNVAIVDPLLTLSSPQKVTAATGVDALSHAIEAYISKKSHPMTDMMALSAIKLISKNLHKAFIDGQNIEAREGMSLAALQAGSAFSNASVCLIHGMSRPIGALFDVPHGFSNAMLLPALLEYSKDSCISRLADIGRIFSTKAVQLSDEDAAEVAVQSVKDLCKSLQIPNLEQWGIPREDFVSALSKMSTDAIDSGSPGNNPKTPSNEKIAELYQICYEYQF is encoded by the coding sequence ATGGAAACTTGCAAAACGTTTCAAATGCCACCTACCATACTGTATCAGCAACATTCATTTGAACAGATCGGTGAAAAAGCCGTCCTTCTCGGTAAGAAAGCATTGATCATCAGCGACCAAATTATGCACCAACTCGGTTACGTAAAAGATTGCCAGCAGAAATTATCAGATCATTCCGTCGACAGTGTACTATTTCTCGGTGTAGCTTCAGAACCAAATGATCAATACGTGGATGAAGCACTTCAATTATATCAAGACGAACAATGCGACTTGATCATTTCATTAGGTGGCGGAAGCTGTATCGATACAGCGAAAGCGGTTGCAGTAGTTGCGATTAACGGTGGAAACATTGCAGACTATGTCGGCATGAAGAAAATTGCCCACACGGCATCTGTCCCTCATATTGCGATTCCAACCACTGCAGGGACCGGTTCAGAAGCAACAGATGTAACGGTCATCACGAACTCAGCAACGAAAGTGAAAATGATGATCAAACAACCTGCTTTCATGCCGAATGTGGCCATTGTTGATCCATTGTTGACGCTCTCATCTCCTCAAAAAGTAACAGCTGCGACGGGTGTAGACGCACTAAGCCACGCGATTGAAGCGTACATATCTAAAAAATCGCATCCGATGACAGATATGATGGCATTGTCTGCAATCAAGTTAATTTCAAAGAATTTGCACAAAGCCTTCATTGACGGTCAAAATATTGAAGCGAGAGAAGGCATGTCACTCGCTGCCCTTCAAGCTGGAAGTGCGTTCTCCAATGCGTCTGTTTGTTTAATCCATGGAATGTCTCGTCCAATTGGTGCCCTATTTGATGTGCCGCACGGTTTCTCAAATGCGATGCTTTTACCTGCTTTACTGGAGTATAGCAAAGATTCATGTATTAGTAGACTTGCAGACATCGGTCGAATCTTCTCTACCAAAGCAGTACAATTATCAGATGAGGATGCTGCAGAAGTTGCTGTGCAATCTGTGAAGGACTTATGTAAATCGCTACAAATTCCAAATCTCGAACAATGGGGAATCCCACGTGAAGATTTTGTAAGCGCTCTCAGCAAAATGTCTACAGACGCAATCGATAGCGGGAGTCCTGGCAATAACCCGAAAACGCCTTCCAATGAAAAAATCGCAGAGCTGTATCAAATATGCTATGAATATCAATTTTAA
- a CDS encoding sigma 54-interacting transcriptional regulator has product MFNDSFINTLVQFENDKKWMSVANWMNENFSVIRSDKTLLEAAKILKDMNIEYLPIVDQQHRPVGMLTPHHIFEAFVTGRDQHVLLETILPMQVTEIDEHILLSELPIDSDHTNVFMATNQQGVLTGLLTQNEIFKGLTALMESYIQNEKVTDILSVILEKAYEGIAVVDENGVIIEFNDAYSKFTGVPRSEAMGRHVTDVIENTNLHETVQKGIPERGVLQNIQGQDMVVHRIPIWKNGRVVAAIGMLIFEGVSDIYRIYERLQLQKVMTDTELPPLSSEGFSSLSQIIGTSEAISDLKRKARTAARTRAVVLLSGEKGTGKKAFAESIHLLSPIASKPFAIIHCTVENSKNVEEQLFSMNGILISGNESTLYLQDIEALSMTIQMKLLDFLRHAPEDFPVQLIISSTQNLYELAQSDAFSSELYAQLNPLQLTIPALRNRKEDIPHLLSHYMQEICFMHKMQEKSFTTSAVTYLMNYEWKGNIEELIDVLEGLVSTVDSDSIDVSDLPKMIVDGQSIHSLEKIKEKQDAEEKKMIIDLLDKTDGNKSKTAELLGIHRTTLYKKMRKFNI; this is encoded by the coding sequence ATGTTTAACGATTCATTTATTAATACACTCGTACAGTTTGAAAATGATAAAAAGTGGATGTCTGTAGCGAATTGGATGAATGAAAACTTTTCGGTCATCCGATCGGACAAGACGTTGCTTGAAGCAGCGAAGATTTTGAAGGATATGAACATAGAGTATCTTCCTATTGTTGATCAGCAACATAGGCCAGTCGGTATGCTGACTCCCCACCATATTTTCGAAGCATTCGTCACTGGACGTGATCAACACGTATTGCTTGAGACTATATTGCCCATGCAAGTAACTGAAATAGATGAACATATATTATTAAGTGAACTTCCCATAGACTCCGATCATACGAATGTCTTTATGGCGACCAATCAACAAGGGGTACTCACTGGCCTACTCACTCAAAACGAGATCTTTAAAGGGTTAACAGCGTTGATGGAGAGTTATATACAAAATGAAAAAGTGACCGATATTTTATCTGTCATTCTTGAAAAAGCGTATGAAGGAATCGCTGTAGTCGATGAGAATGGAGTGATCATCGAATTCAATGATGCATATAGTAAATTCACAGGCGTACCTAGATCCGAGGCAATGGGAAGGCATGTAACAGATGTTATTGAAAACACCAATTTACATGAAACGGTCCAAAAAGGCATCCCAGAAAGAGGCGTTCTACAAAATATACAAGGACAAGACATGGTCGTTCATCGAATCCCGATCTGGAAAAACGGTAGAGTAGTCGCGGCAATTGGGATGCTCATTTTTGAAGGGGTTTCAGATATCTATCGAATCTACGAACGGTTGCAATTGCAGAAAGTCATGACCGATACAGAACTCCCTCCCCTATCATCTGAAGGCTTTTCGAGTCTCAGTCAAATTATCGGAACGAGTGAAGCGATATCCGACTTGAAAAGAAAAGCAAGGACTGCGGCACGGACACGAGCTGTCGTTTTACTATCAGGTGAAAAAGGTACGGGTAAAAAGGCATTCGCAGAAAGTATTCATTTATTAAGCCCAATCGCATCAAAACCGTTTGCAATCATACACTGTACGGTAGAGAACTCAAAAAACGTGGAAGAACAACTTTTTAGCATGAATGGAATTCTCATTTCGGGCAATGAAAGCACGCTCTACTTACAAGACATTGAAGCGTTATCTATGACTATACAAATGAAGCTATTGGACTTTTTAAGACATGCTCCAGAAGACTTCCCTGTTCAATTAATCATTTCTTCTACACAGAATTTATATGAATTAGCCCAAAGTGATGCATTCAGTTCCGAATTATATGCCCAACTCAATCCGTTGCAACTGACCATCCCTGCACTTCGTAACAGGAAAGAAGATATTCCCCATTTACTGTCACACTATATGCAGGAAATATGCTTCATGCATAAAATGCAAGAGAAGTCTTTCACCACTTCCGCTGTAACGTACTTGATGAATTACGAATGGAAGGGCAATATTGAAGAATTAATTGATGTACTTGAAGGCTTAGTCAGTACGGTGGATTCCGATAGTATCGACGTATCAGACTTACCTAAAATGATTGTAGATGGACAAAGCATCCATAGTTTGGAAAAGATTAAAGAAAAACAAGACGCGGAAGAAAAAAAGATGATTATCGATTTATTAGATAAAACAGATGGCAATAAATCAAAGACTGCGGAGCTACTCGGTATCCATAGAACGACATTATACAAAAAAATGAGAAAATTTAATATTTGA
- a CDS encoding transposase, with product MARHKRNWRPNANYHVVMRGNNRQNIYNTEEDMWHLMRCIGHASIDYQFTIFAFCIMTNHYHILLQSEDNLSKIMRHINRKYSDYYSKRYGYVGQLYQGRYYSKEVKSPYAMLAVSRYIHRNPIATKTPLVKHLADYPFSTFPYYHSSDPAPYPYIDTSKLPQCLPQPFEKSAKAYVNYCLMEIEDILKVRKSTDILDVLT from the coding sequence ATGGCCAGACATAAACGGAATTGGAGGCCGAATGCAAACTACCATGTTGTCATGCGCGGCAATAACCGACAGAACATCTACAACACCGAAGAAGATATGTGGCACCTGATGCGATGCATAGGCCATGCTTCGATCGACTATCAATTCACCATTTTTGCGTTCTGTATCATGACAAATCATTATCACATTCTACTGCAATCCGAAGACAACTTATCTAAAATCATGCGGCATATTAATCGGAAATACAGTGATTATTACTCTAAACGGTACGGCTATGTCGGACAACTTTACCAAGGCCGATATTATTCTAAAGAAGTAAAGTCCCCTTATGCAATGCTTGCGGTAAGCCGCTATATTCACCGCAACCCGATCGCAACAAAAACACCTTTGGTCAAGCATTTGGCTGATTATCCATTTAGCACATTCCCCTACTATCATTCTTCTGATCCGGCACCTTATCCGTATATTGATACATCAAAACTACCGCAATGCCTACCTCAACCATTTGAGAAATCTGCAAAAGCCTATGTAAACTATTGTTTGATGGAAATAGAGGATATATTGAAAGTCCGCAAAAGTACTGACATTCTAGACGTCCTAACGTAA